One part of the Glycine soja cultivar W05 chromosome 11, ASM419377v2, whole genome shotgun sequence genome encodes these proteins:
- the LOC114376804 gene encoding 4-coumarate--CoA ligase 2-like has translation MTTVAASLDAKEVSTSKTDQNQVCDCDPQTSHVFKSKLPDIPISNHLPLHAYCFQKLSQFSDRPCLIVGPAAKTYTYSETHLISRKIAAGLSNLGIRKGDVVMILLQNSAEFVFSFLAASMIGAVATTANPFYTAAEIFKQFTVSKTKLIITQAMYVDKLRNHDDGAKLGEDFKVVTVDDPPENCLHFSVLSEANESDAPEVDIQPDDAVAMPFSSGTTGLPKGVVLTHKSLTTSVAQQVDGENPNLYLTTEDVLLCVLPLFHIFSLNSVLLCALRAGSAVLLMQKFEIGTLLELIQRHRVSVAMVVPPLVLALAKNPMVADFDLSSIRLVLSGAAPLGKELVEALRNRVPQAVLGQGYGMTEAGPVLSMCLGFAKQPFPTKSGSCGTVVRNAELRVVDPETGRSLGYNQPGEICIRGQQIMKGYLNDEKATALTIDSEGWLHTGDVGYVDEDDEIFIVDRVKELIKYKGFQVPPAELEGLLVSHPSIADAAVVPQKDVAAGEVPVAFVVRSNGFDLTEEAVKEFIAKQVVFYKRLHKVYFVHAIPKSPSGKILRKDLRAKLETAATQTP, from the exons ATGACAACGGTAGCTGCTTCTCTTGATGCCAAAGAGGTGTCTACCTCCAAAACTGACCAAAACCAAGTGTGTGACTGTGATCCCCAAACTAGCCATGTCTTCAAATCAAAATTACCAGATATCCCAATCTCCAACCACCTCCCTCTCCACGCTTACTGCTTTCAGAAACTATCCCAATTCTCCGACCGCCCATGCCTCATCGTCGGACCCGCCGCCAAAACCTACACCTACTCCGAGACACACCTCATTTCACGCAAGATTGCCGCCGGATTGTCCAACCTCGGAATCCGCAAGGGCGACGTGGTCATGATCCTTCTCCAGAACTCCGCCGAGTTCGTCTTCTCCTTCCTCGCTGCCTCCATGATCGGCGCCGTCGCCACCACAGCCAATCCGTTCTACACCGCCGCGGAGATCTTCAAGCAGTTTACCGTCTCCAAGACGAAGCTGATCATAACGCAGGCAATGTACGTGGACAAGCTTCGCAACCACGACGACGGCGCGAAGCTCGGCGAGGACTTCAAGGTTGTGACCGTCGACGACCCGCCGGAAAATTGCCTCCACTTCTCGGTGCTCTCGGAGGCGAACGAGAGCGACGCGCCGGAGGTTGATATCCAACCCGACGACGCGGTGGCGATGCCGTTCTCTTCCGGCACGACGGGTTTACCTAAAGGAGTGGTTCTCACGCACAAGAGTTTAACAACCAGTGTGGCGCAACAAGTTGACGGAGAGAACCCTAACCTCTACCTCACCACCGAGGACGTGCTCCTATGCGTGCTTCCGTTGTTTCACATATTCTCCCTCAACAGTGTGCTTTTGTGCGCGCTTAGGGCCGGGAGTGCGGTTTTGTTGATGCAGAAGTTCGAGATTGGGACGCTGTTGGAGCTCATACAGCGGCACCGCGTGTCGGTGGCGATGGTGGTGCCGCCGCTGGTGCTGGCGTTGGCGAAGAATCCGATGGTGGCGGATTTTGACCTGAGTTCAATACGGTTAGTGCTGTCGGGAGCTGCTCCCTTGGGGAAGGAGCTCGTGGAAGCTCTCCGGAACAGGGTGCCTCAAGCCGTTTTGGGACAG GGGTACGGGATGACAGAAGCAGGACCAGTGCTGTCCATGTGCTTGGGCTTTGCAAAGCAACCTTTCCCAACAAAATCAGGCTCTTGTGGTACCGTAGTCAGAAATGCAGAACTCAGGGTTGTTGACCCTGAAACTGGTCGTTCTCTTGGCTACAATCAACCCGGTGAAATTTGCATCAGAGGGCAACAGATCATGAAAG GATATCTGAACGATGAGAAAGCGACAGCATTGACCATAGATTCAGAGGGTTGGCTTCACACCGGTGATGTTGGCTatgtagatgaagatgatgaaattTTCATTGTTGACAGGGTGAAAGAACTCATCAAATATAAAGGCTTCCAG GTGCCCCCTGCAGAACTTGAAGGGCTTCTTGTAAGCCATCCCTCCATTGCAGACGCAGCTGTAGTCCC ACAAAAGGATGTTGCTGCTGGTGAAGTTCCTGTTGCCTTCGTTGTGAGATCAAACGGCTTTGATCTAACTGAAGAGGCTGTAAAAGAGTTTATAGCTAAACAG GTAGTGTTTTACAAAAGACTGCACAAAGTTTATTTTGTACATGCTATTCCCAAGTCTCCATCAGGAAAGATATTAAGGAAAGACCTCAGAGCAAAGCTAGAAACCGCCGCCACTCAGACGCCTTAA
- the LOC114373656 gene encoding small RNA-binding protein 11, chloroplastic-like: protein MKKKRGWICSQSFFWFHASCCFHLSPIGLAFSTTEEELAKAFSQYGSVLNANIILNKTKNISKGFGYATSAKEEEACKAQIDITWTSYICRRVIAEQVMVEAQ from the exons ATGAAGAAG AAGCGTGGGTGGATTTGCTCCCAGTCGTTCTTTTGGTTCCATGCCAGTTGCTGCTTTCACTTGTCTCCAATTG GTTTAGCATTTTCTACGACAGAGGAGGAATTAGCCAAAGCTTTTTCTCAATATGGCAGTGTTCTGAACG CTAATATAATACTGAATAAAACCAAGAATATATCCAAAGGTTTTGGATATGCCACTTCTGCTAAAGAGGAAGAAGCATGCAAGGCACAGATTG ATATTACATGGACGAGTTATATATGTAGACGTGTAATTGCCGAACAAGTGATGGTTGAGGCTCAATGA